The stretch of DNA ATTGAGAGCGAACTCGATGCAGCCACAAGCCAGATGAAGCACAATAATTCCGTGAAATCCCAGAGATCATCTGGTTAATGATGACCTGAAGTTTATCAATGTGAGCCGCTGGTTGATTAAACAAGCGGCTCACAAGTACTCATTCAATATCAAGCCTGATTCAGCAGCAGATTGAATCCTTTGCGACGATCATGGCTATCACAGTTAATCGACTTTAGTTGTCGAATCGGCACTTAATTTTTGTGGAGAAGCGACAGGAGCCGGTAGCTCATCAATCCCTGCGGCCCAGCGCGCACCAGCTTTGATGAGATGGTGAGGGCCATTCTTACCTTCGGGATGACAGCTGTAACAGATGACCCGCCCGTTCCCGTAATTGACTTTGGCAATCGCACTGGTACCCACCATGACACCGGAGGGAGCACCCTTCTTCGCGATCTCTGTGGCGTAGAGTGCTAATGGTTCATAAGGGGGGAGTTCCTTGGTGCTTCCAGGGCTCAACAGCGGGCCCTGACCATAATAGACACCCACCAGATCGCTGGATTCACCCAGCAACGTCTTGCCTGTTTCTTTCATCTCCAGTTCGACAGGCCCGGTGCCGCGAGCCCAGTGGGCCTTGTCAACCACCTTGGCATTCATTAAGCCGAGTGACCAGGAGTAGTCGGATGTCGCCAGGTAAGCACCAGCGCAGATACCAACATAGCCACCCCCATTTTTTACGAACTCCTTGATCTTCGCACAGCCCGCATCTTCCAGCTTTTTCGACTGCGCACTGGCGCTCCCGCCGGGAATGATCAGCACATCTGTCTTGGTCAGAATATCGGTATCGCGGATCTCTTCCGGGCTGACACGCACACACTTAAAGCCATTTTCCTCAGTCAGAAACTTCATCAGATTTTTAGGCCCGTTAGCCGATCCATCTGAGTGATCATAAATTGACACTCTGATCGGTTCCGCAGCCTGAGCCACCGAAAGCGTCACGCTGGATGCGGCAATACTGAGCACGAGAAAGAGACAAAAGCCCAAAGATCTCATCAACATGCAAAGGACTTTCTTATGTAATAACTTTTATAGGATATCATGTAGCTATCAATTCAAGCCTACAGTCAGTCCATCGACCATGGTAAAGTGAGCCCCCCCATGTAGGGAAAATACTGCGGGCATTTTCACATGCGTTAGCCAATGTATAGTCGTAGGAAGGGCGACTCAGTGAATTAATATTCTCCGACAACCTCAGCAGCCTGAGCAGATAAAAGTCTGGCCATGACCGTAATGCTGATATTCTCAGAGTTGAATCGCACACTGCCATCACCCATCAGGAAGTGAGCACCACCTGTGTGGAAGCTGTAATATTCTTCGTGATTGGTGCAGTTGATCGCGCATCGACCGAAATTGGTTGTACTGCTGATATTCCGTGCTCCAGTCCCTGCTGTTGAGCCAGCCATGCGGACGCCCTGGCGATAATCAGCCCAGCCACCGCCTCCGTCTGAAGTATTCAGCATCCCTGTTCCGGGAATCACAGCTCCAGAAGGAACCCCACTATTATATCGCAGTGGCACTCCACCCCGCTCACCCACAAAAATTGTGTTCGACAAGCCATCAATAATGTCGCGAATGCGGCAGATTTTGAAATTGTCTTCAAAAGGACCATCAGGATTATTCACTGTCTGTGCATCGACCAGTCCGCTGGCCAGTGTCAGATTGGTACTGACCCCGCCATTCTCGGCATAGTCGGTCGTGGATCGCTGCAAGGTACTGTAAGTCACTGAGTCAACCGTAAAGGTCGAAGTATCAACATTCGGTGTCGGATCGGAGGGACAAGTAAAGATAGTTAATGGAGTGCGGATTGCGGGCTCGTTCACTGGGAAATACCAGTGCTGGCGAAAGTCGTAAGTGTTGAAAAGGGCGGCCTGATCGATAAACGGCAACAGTCGCACTGGCATGCCATGTCGCTTGGCATCGGGATTTGCGGTTAATCCCGTGGTGCGAGTCGGATAACAGCCATAAGTGCTCTCGTAGTTGTGCAGCGCGAGGCCGATTTGCTTCAGGTTGCTGCGGCACTGTGTCCTCCGGGCAGCTTCTCGTGCCTGCTGGACTGCCGGCAACAATAAAGCGATCAATACGGCAATGATCGCAATCACCACAAGCAGCTCAATCAAGGTAAAGCCGCGACGATGAGGTAACATACTCTGACTTTCTCTAATGACGAGGCAAAGACGGATGTACGAAAATAAAGTGGGCGGCTGACCAGAATTCGCAGGCGAAGCTAAATCTCCTGCAAAAATCCAAAGTCATGAGGTGCCGGGGACACACGGTAAGATTGCTGCCCAACCCGTGGGCGAAATCTGCTCCTGCACTAGGCATTCCTGAACAGGTCGTAACTGATCAATCTGTGCGAAAACAGCCTTTGTCGAGCCTGATCAAAAAGCAACGAACCGAGAACTCATCATGAATTCACGAGTCATTCACACAGGTTGACTTGAACCGGGGGCACCTCACCCGCGTTGACTCCATCAAGAAACTCAAGCGAGGTGCTGCACTATGTTCACTTAAATGCAAGGAGCGTGCCGTTGGGAAAGAATAGACCCGTTGTCGGATAACGCGAGCTGTCCAGAGACGGCCGTAGAGATCAGCGGCAGGGTTGAACAGCAATCCGAACCCGGATTTCTCGGCGTCTCGCTTTGATCAGATTTTGTTTGCAAGCATAACAGTTGCAGTTTTCGAGATAAGTTTAAATCTCGCCATGAATTGGAAACTGCCACCTGCATCACGAATCGACAACAGCGCCATGGAATGTGCATGCCCACATGGGGCAGGCGATCGAAGACAGCCTGTTTCCGGATGGCGAGAAGCGAGGTTTGAAGTGCAGGCGAAGAGAATTACTCGTCTGCTTCAGCATCGAGATAAATGAGTCGTCCACAGGAGCGGCAGAACATGGGCTTCCCTGCACGCAGTTCCATGAAAAGTTGCTGAGTCAACTGCAGATAGCAGGCGCTGCAGGAACGATTCTCCACAGGTGCCAGGGCATCGGCACCATGGGCCTGAATCTGTCGTCGGTAATCCGGGATAATATTCGCCGGCAGGCAACTTTCCGCGCTGGCCAGTTGCTGAACAAGTGCCGTTTTTTTCGCTTCGAGGCCAGGTTTCTCAGCGGCGTACTCAGCTTCATACCGCACCAGTTCAGCCTGAGCAGCAGCGACTTCTTTCTCACGCTCCGCAATTTCAAGCTGACATTTATCGATCTGCTCGAGCGCTTCAAAGATTTCATCTTCAAGGACACTTTTGGACATCTCATCGGCAGCGATCTGCCCCTTGATAATGTCGTACTCGCGGTTTGAAGCCGCCGTATTCTGCTTGGCCCGATATTCGGCAATCCGGGCTTCCTGGGTCTTGAGCTGCAGATTCTTTTGATCAGCCAGCAAACGGGCCTGCTTCAGGCGATCTCTGGCAGCTTCATGATCGGCTTGCCGCTTCTGAATCAATTGCTTCTTGGCGAGAGTCTGCTTCGGGCCACGATCAATCAAGGCCTGAACATCACGCAATGCCAGATGAATTGTGTGAAGCCCCTTGAGCTGCATGCCTGACGAATCCATACTCTCTCCTCTCAGACCATCACTTGCCCCTGGCCCTCAAGATACCTCGGTAGCCACGGGGAAAGTGGATTCTTTCCGTATGACTTCGATAGTACCCGACTTGAGGAGCAGCAGAAAGTCAGTCCGCTCGAGTGGCCTGTTCGCACAGGCATGCGGGAGCAGGCCAGGCTGCGGAAGAGAGTCGAGCAGGCATGCTCGTCGACTGTAAGAGAAAGCCTCAGGCGTCGCACGAAACAACGCTCTGGCTGTCATCGCCCATCCCCCACCTGAGTGAGAGATGGGCTCGCTATTCTTGATCTGAAATCTAATTCCCAGTCTTCTTGAGAGTTTGCAGATACTCGACGAGATCGACAAGTTCCTGAGCTGTCATCAGCTTCTGCAGATCAGCGGGCATGAGCGAAATCTTCTGCTTCGTCAATTCCTCAATGTCAGAGCGCTTGACCGTTTTGATCAATCCGTCAGCACTCTTCAGTGACACTTCCTGATCGGTCTGATTCAAGAGCAGGCCAATCACACTGGTACCATCAGAGAGTTCCGCCACAAAGCTTTCGTAGTTGTGGCTAATCCCCGCACTGGGATAAAGAATCGATTCGAACATCGCCTCGCGGCTCAGCTTCGAACCAATCTCTGTGAGTGCCGGGCCGACATCTTTGCCCTCGGAACCGACCTGGTGGCATTTGGCACAAGTGCCCACACCAAAGTAAATCTCACGACCTTTAGCGACGCTGCCTTTGTTCTTAATGAGTTGGGCCAGAGGTGGCAAAGGGCTGTTATTGCGTGATGGTGGCGGCGGGAAGATGGCATCCACCTGCGATTTAAGCTTCGGATGATTGGCCGCCTGCACGGCAAAACCAGCAATCGCCAGCGAATCTCCCTGCAGCTTCTGTTCTTTCGCCAGATTGATGAGTTGTTCAGCTCCCTGCTGAGATTTGGCCAGACCACGAATCGCTTCCATACGGACTTCGTTAGGCTGCTTGTCATCGAGGGCCAGCTTGCGGAGGAGCTTGATCGCTTCACCACCACCAGCATTGCCAATCGCCCGCAGAATTGCGGCTCCACTGAAATCACCCGGTGCTTTCGAAACGAGAGCCGCTTCGATGAGTACTCCCTGATTCTTCGCGACCAGCACACGAGCTGCATCGACACCCAGCTGGCTATCGGCCTGGGCCTTCGCAAGTGCCAGCAGTCCAGGGTATTCGGCCTGCATGTTGAATCGATCCACCAGCGTGATATAGGCAGGAGTACCGCGCGTCGTTTCGAGAACACGTGCCAGTGCGGCTTTGCGAGCGGGATTGCTTTCGGGATCAAACGATTTCAGTCTTCCCAATGCTTCCGCCAGGATCAGCTTGTCGCGTCCATCAGGCATCGGCTGCGTCGCGAAGGCGAGCTGGGCGATGGCCTCGTCCTTCGTGGGGGCCGTCAGGAAGTCAAACGCGCGGAAGTAACGTGGCAGTTCCTCGGCGGGTGTCTTTGGGTTGGAAATGATCTTCGCCAGCAGTTCCGGCGTCTGGCTGGAACGGGACCGCCAGAGGATATCCCTTCCCGCAAGCGTTTCCGCCGCGTTGGGGTGAGCCTTGAGGTAGCTCGCCAGGCAGGCATCCCAATCTCCTTCGGCACCCACACCCAGGGCTTCGAGGTACCAGCGGTCGCTCCCCTGATACTGGTTCGCAATTTGGCTCCACAGTTCAGCCTTTTGGGGAATGACATGCATTCCCTTCCCGTGGACATCGTCAGCCGAGGCGTGAGCCGTCGCCAGAGCAACGAGGCATTCCCGACGAACCGCCGGGTTGGGATCGCTGGCCAGTTGGCTGATCGCCTGCGTGAGCACCGTCGTGTTCTTCGAACCCGCGACCGGGCTGTAAACCTGACGGATGAGCCGCAGGGCCGCGATGCGGATGTCGGCGTCGCTGTCCCTGAGGGCCTTCTGCAAGACGGCGGGATTCTTCTTCAAGAGCCCGAGAGCCCGCGCTCGCAGGCGGGGTTCCTTGGACGTTTCAAACAATGCCAAGAGAGCGGGTTCGGCCTGGGCACCCATCTTTTGCAGCACGAGATAGGCCTGCGACCGGGCCGAGAGGTTGGGGCTGGCGAGTTGGGCCATGGCTCCATCAACCGTGCTGAAATCAGGCTTGGGGAATTTGTAAGGAGTACCCGGCGGAGCAACCCGGAAGAGGCGACCTTTTTCCACATCACCGGCGCGGTGTCCACCGACACCCGGATCATACCAGTCAGCAATGATCAATGATCCATCGGGAGCCACGCAGACATCGCTGGGACGGAACCACTGATCCCGTTTGCCTTCGAGAATATTGACCATCTCGGCCGAATAGCCCGCACCATCCGGCTTGGTCACATAGGCCCGCACGATGTTGGGGCCGGCGTCGCAATGGATGATCTGGTTGCGGAAAATCTCCGGCAGCAGCTTCCCTTCATAGAAGAGAATCCCCGTCGGTGAACCGGCCCCGGTCTGGACCAGGTTGGGCATCACGCCGGGATCGTTCAAATGCCAGTGCCGCAGCGGAATCTCGGCTTCGATGTTTGTCCGTGGCTGCTGCCAGCCGGCACCGGTGAATTCGTCCTTGTAGCCGTAGTTGCCGAACTCCATGACGTAGTTAATGCGGACACCGCGATTGCCGTCGTCGTCGTTGTCGGATTGCCACATCGAACCAAAGGAATCGACGCAGACTTCCCAATTGTTGCGGAAGTTCCAGCCGA from Planctopirus ephydatiae encodes:
- a CDS encoding BPL-N domain-containing protein codes for the protein MLMRSLGFCLFLVLSIAASSVTLSVAQAAEPIRVSIYDHSDGSANGPKNLMKFLTEENGFKCVRVSPEEIRDTDILTKTDVLIIPGGSASAQSKKLEDAGCAKIKEFVKNGGGYVGICAGAYLATSDYSWSLGLMNAKVVDKAHWARGTGPVELEMKETGKTLLGESSDLVGVYYGQGPLLSPGSTKELPPYEPLALYATEIAKKGAPSGVMVGTSAIAKVNYGNGRVICYSCHPEGKNGPHHLIKAGARWAAGIDELPAPVASPQKLSADSTTKVD
- a CDS encoding DUF1559 domain-containing protein, coding for MLPHRRGFTLIELLVVIAIIAVLIALLLPAVQQAREAARRTQCRSNLKQIGLALHNYESTYGCYPTRTTGLTANPDAKRHGMPVRLLPFIDQAALFNTYDFRQHWYFPVNEPAIRTPLTIFTCPSDPTPNVDTSTFTVDSVTYSTLQRSTTDYAENGGVSTNLTLASGLVDAQTVNNPDGPFEDNFKICRIRDIIDGLSNTIFVGERGGVPLRYNSGVPSGAVIPGTGMLNTSDGGGGWADYRQGVRMAGSTAGTGARNISSTTNFGRCAINCTNHEEYYSFHTGGAHFLMGDGSVRFNSENISITVMARLLSAQAAEVVGEY
- a CDS encoding zinc ribbon domain-containing protein, coding for MDSSGMQLKGLHTIHLALRDVQALIDRGPKQTLAKKQLIQKRQADHEAARDRLKQARLLADQKNLQLKTQEARIAEYRAKQNTAASNREYDIIKGQIAADEMSKSVLEDEIFEALEQIDKCQLEIAEREKEVAAAQAELVRYEAEYAAEKPGLEAKKTALVQQLASAESCLPANIIPDYRRQIQAHGADALAPVENRSCSACYLQLTQQLFMELRAGKPMFCRSCGRLIYLDAEADE
- a CDS encoding PVC-type heme-binding CxxCH protein; the encoded protein is MFSFRHIAHTLASYRCVTPLVMTPALLMAGLVIAAETKPIYESPIVSAETKGHSVAIDVPLNGAKELYLVISDAGDGFGCDWADWVEPTLTTPQGQVKLTDLKWSRAESGFGQVQLNKSCGGDALMVAGVQHSFGIGTHANSLIAYKLPEGTTRFQARGAIDDGGANQGCGSTVKFAVYTQAPSPKATQATGGSAGSRELAKAVDQLDAGEGLEATLFAGEPMMLNPTNIDIDPQGRVWVCEVVNYRHHNGERPEGDRILILEDTNGDGVADKSTVFYQGNDVDSAHGICVLGDRVIISAGDTVFSLYDRNHDLKADPGSKEILFTGIEGKQHDHGIHAFVLGPDGKLYFNFGNSGRRLKDKDGKVVVDLSGREVHDHRKPYQEGMVFRCDLDGSNLETLGWNFRNNWEVCVDSFGSMWQSDNDDDGNRGVRINYVMEFGNYGYKDEFTGAGWQQPRTNIEAEIPLRHWHLNDPGVMPNLVQTGAGSPTGILFYEGKLLPEIFRNQIIHCDAGPNIVRAYVTKPDGAGYSAEMVNILEGKRDQWFRPSDVCVAPDGSLIIADWYDPGVGGHRAGDVEKGRLFRVAPPGTPYKFPKPDFSTVDGAMAQLASPNLSARSQAYLVLQKMGAQAEPALLALFETSKEPRLRARALGLLKKNPAVLQKALRDSDADIRIAALRLIRQVYSPVAGSKNTTVLTQAISQLASDPNPAVRRECLVALATAHASADDVHGKGMHVIPQKAELWSQIANQYQGSDRWYLEALGVGAEGDWDACLASYLKAHPNAAETLAGRDILWRSRSSQTPELLAKIISNPKTPAEELPRYFRAFDFLTAPTKDEAIAQLAFATQPMPDGRDKLILAEALGRLKSFDPESNPARKAALARVLETTRGTPAYITLVDRFNMQAEYPGLLALAKAQADSQLGVDAARVLVAKNQGVLIEAALVSKAPGDFSGAAILRAIGNAGGGEAIKLLRKLALDDKQPNEVRMEAIRGLAKSQQGAEQLINLAKEQKLQGDSLAIAGFAVQAANHPKLKSQVDAIFPPPPSRNNSPLPPLAQLIKNKGSVAKGREIYFGVGTCAKCHQVGSEGKDVGPALTEIGSKLSREAMFESILYPSAGISHNYESFVAELSDGTSVIGLLLNQTDQEVSLKSADGLIKTVKRSDIEELTKQKISLMPADLQKLMTAQELVDLVEYLQTLKKTGN